Proteins encoded within one genomic window of Saccharopolyspora pogona:
- a CDS encoding alkaline phosphatase D family protein, which yields MALAGGTLGAVTAGQLVDGTPSAQAADLDPAPFKLGVASGEPNHDSVVLWTRLAPDPLNAETGGMPAEQVPVRWEIAADENFRQVLQSGTATARLESAHTVHVLVRDLAPGRWYWYRFQADGTYSRIGRTRTMPPLGAPVDRMRFAFVSCQSWVGGPYPAYRDLADQDVDFVIHLGDYIYETANGSLTEFRGLHAWYKTSPDLRAAHARFPFILTWDDHEVQNNYAGAVAGGAGDGRPFLERRANGYQAYYEHLPMRPEQQPHGPEALMYRRIRFGRLAEFSVLDTRQYRSDQALGDGRKAPAGEVYDPARTMTGPAQEQWLLQGLSESAAKWNVIAQQTIMAAFDYDLGPGQIVNLDQWDGYPAARSRILDFIDQRRPSNPVVLSGDWHTHWVNDLRTDFTDPASETIATEFVGTSISSGAGWDADVRQGLAANPHVKFYNGSYRGYVLCDVTAQRWRSDLRIVLNARDAASPAYTIAAFEVRDGIPGAQRIDAGDGLVGKVTDDSTGAALPNVEVAITGADGNRVTASTTDPSGEYIVFVPPGTYTVAANGVGYNRASSVTTGESGKPTRVDLRLSRAVAHASTGRTVPGPQSQATTSDIVIGNDLMALAVSAGSNDGQLPGATVGKPLDLAAVGNLDQLDWLNLSYASTAQPRGANAWQQLTVKYTSVEVVATTDSSAVVRAAGASTDFPDVEVVTTYRIDNGQPWITAETTFTNRGAQACTFWTGDVIDHDGAGQRSGIAGHGTITTGYGSPGDYAPSGTWIGMTGSDRQTYGLLYENSSFGAYGNGNWIMSQLQVALEPGATFTLRRRVAAVGSGADSDPFAALARL from the coding sequence ATGGCGTTGGCGGGAGGAACCCTCGGTGCTGTGACCGCAGGCCAACTCGTCGACGGCACACCGTCAGCGCAGGCAGCCGATCTGGACCCCGCTCCGTTCAAGCTCGGCGTGGCCTCGGGCGAGCCGAATCACGACAGCGTCGTGCTCTGGACGAGGTTGGCGCCTGATCCGTTGAACGCCGAAACCGGTGGCATGCCAGCGGAACAGGTACCTGTTCGTTGGGAAATCGCGGCCGACGAAAACTTCCGCCAGGTCCTGCAATCCGGCACGGCGACCGCTCGCCTGGAGTCGGCTCACACGGTGCACGTCCTGGTGCGCGATCTCGCTCCGGGCCGCTGGTACTGGTACCGCTTCCAGGCCGACGGGACCTACAGCCGGATCGGCCGCACGCGCACCATGCCGCCGCTCGGCGCCCCGGTCGACCGGATGCGGTTCGCGTTCGTCTCCTGCCAGTCGTGGGTGGGCGGGCCCTACCCCGCCTACCGCGATCTCGCCGACCAGGACGTCGACTTCGTGATCCACCTCGGCGACTACATCTACGAGACCGCGAACGGCAGCCTGACCGAGTTCCGCGGGCTGCACGCGTGGTACAAGACCTCGCCGGACCTGCGTGCCGCGCACGCGCGTTTCCCGTTCATCCTCACCTGGGATGACCACGAAGTGCAGAACAACTACGCCGGTGCGGTCGCCGGAGGGGCCGGCGACGGACGGCCGTTCCTCGAACGGCGCGCCAACGGCTACCAGGCGTACTACGAGCACCTGCCGATGCGGCCGGAACAACAGCCCCATGGGCCGGAGGCGTTGATGTACCGGCGAATCCGCTTCGGGCGCCTCGCCGAGTTCAGCGTCCTGGACACCCGCCAGTACCGCTCGGACCAGGCACTCGGCGACGGACGCAAGGCGCCGGCCGGCGAGGTGTATGACCCCGCCCGCACGATGACCGGGCCCGCGCAGGAACAGTGGCTGCTGCAGGGACTGAGCGAGTCCGCAGCCAAGTGGAACGTGATCGCGCAGCAGACGATCATGGCCGCCTTCGACTACGACCTCGGTCCGGGACAGATCGTCAACCTCGACCAGTGGGACGGTTACCCGGCGGCCCGCTCCCGCATCCTCGACTTCATCGACCAACGCCGACCGTCCAACCCTGTCGTGCTCAGCGGCGACTGGCACACGCACTGGGTCAACGACCTCAGGACCGACTTCACCGACCCGGCTTCGGAGACCATCGCCACCGAGTTCGTCGGCACCTCGATCTCCTCCGGAGCGGGCTGGGACGCCGACGTCCGGCAGGGTCTGGCGGCCAATCCGCACGTCAAGTTCTACAACGGCAGCTATCGGGGCTACGTGCTGTGCGACGTCACTGCGCAGCGCTGGCGCAGCGACCTGCGGATCGTGCTCAACGCGAGGGATGCGGCCTCTCCTGCGTACACGATCGCCGCATTCGAAGTGCGCGACGGCATCCCGGGCGCCCAACGGATCGACGCGGGTGACGGTCTCGTCGGCAAGGTCACCGACGATTCCACCGGCGCCGCGCTGCCGAACGTCGAAGTGGCGATCACCGGCGCCGATGGCAACCGGGTGACGGCGAGCACCACCGATCCTTCCGGCGAATACATCGTTTTCGTCCCGCCCGGCACGTACACCGTCGCCGCCAACGGCGTGGGCTACAACCGCGCCAGCAGCGTGACGACGGGCGAATCGGGGAAACCGACTCGGGTTGACCTCCGCTTGTCGCGAGCGGTCGCGCACGCCAGCACTGGTCGCACCGTGCCCGGACCGCAATCGCAGGCCACGACGTCTGACATCGTCATCGGTAACGACCTGATGGCGCTGGCGGTGTCGGCGGGGAGCAATGACGGCCAGTTGCCCGGTGCCACCGTCGGCAAACCGCTCGACCTGGCCGCGGTGGGGAACCTCGACCAGCTCGACTGGCTGAACCTCTCGTACGCCTCGACCGCGCAGCCCCGCGGCGCCAACGCGTGGCAGCAGCTCACGGTCAAGTACACCTCGGTCGAGGTCGTGGCGACCACCGACTCGTCGGCCGTCGTCCGCGCCGCCGGAGCCAGCACCGATTTCCCCGACGTGGAAGTGGTCACCACCTACCGCATCGACAACGGCCAGCCGTGGATCACCGCGGAGACCACGTTCACCAACCGGGGCGCGCAGGCCTGCACCTTCTGGACTGGCGACGTGATCGACCACGACGGCGCGGGGCAGCGCAGCGGGATCGCCGGACATGGAACCATCACCACCGGCTACGGAAGCCCTGGCGACTACGCGCCGAGCGGGACGTGGATCGGGATGACCGGTTCCGACCGCCAGACCTACGGGCTGCTCTACGAGAACTCGTCATTCGGCGCCTACGGCAATGGAAACTGGATCATGAGCCAGCTGCAGGTGGCCCTCGAACCAGGAGCGACGTTCACCCTCCGACGACGAGTAGCCGCCGTCGGCAGTGGAGCGGACTCCGACCCGTTCGCAGCGCTCGCCCGGCTGTGA